The Micromonospora krabiensis genome window below encodes:
- a CDS encoding DUF3040 domain-containing protein, with amino-acid sequence MDDLERELRDLSTWLETPDPPDVTARVRQRIAAPPRPRRRWRYYLAAALVALGVAVLPPGRAALADAVAGLLRFAGVTIATSPTSPLPSGTPAPLPSQVAVDLAEAARKVRFPVRVPARLGPPERVLVADPDPSGSYRVATLLYRGGALRVDAFDGHLDPVFQKQASGPGVEWVQVDGGFAVWVAGPHTVTYVDPTGEVRVETARLAASTLIWSRADVTYRIEGDLTQTEAIEIAGSLR; translated from the coding sequence ATGGATGACCTGGAGCGGGAGCTACGGGACCTGTCGACGTGGCTGGAGACCCCGGATCCGCCGGACGTCACCGCCCGCGTACGCCAGCGGATCGCCGCGCCACCACGGCCGCGCCGCCGATGGCGCTACTACCTCGCCGCCGCCCTCGTCGCGCTGGGCGTCGCGGTGCTGCCGCCGGGCCGGGCCGCCCTCGCCGACGCGGTGGCGGGCCTGCTGCGCTTCGCGGGCGTCACGATCGCGACCTCGCCCACCTCGCCACTGCCCTCCGGTACGCCCGCGCCGCTGCCGTCGCAGGTCGCGGTCGACCTGGCGGAGGCGGCGCGGAAGGTGCGCTTCCCCGTCCGCGTGCCGGCCCGGCTCGGTCCACCCGAGCGGGTCCTCGTGGCCGACCCCGACCCGTCCGGCTCCTACCGGGTCGCCACGCTGCTCTACCGCGGCGGGGCGTTGCGGGTCGACGCGTTCGACGGTCACCTCGACCCGGTCTTCCAGAAGCAGGCCAGCGGGCCGGGTGTCGAGTGGGTGCAGGTCGACGGCGGCTTCGCCGTCTGGGTCGCCGGCCCGCACACCGTCACCTACGTCGACCCCACCGGCGAGGTACGCGTCGAGACCGCGCGGCTCGCCGCGTCGACCCTGATCTGGTCGCGCGCCGACGTCACCTACCGCATCGAGGGTGACCTCACCCAGACGGAGGCCATCGAGATCGCCGGCTCACTGCGGTAA
- a CDS encoding RNA polymerase sigma factor, which yields MRVIPPEVPLDDDEFVTRAQTGDREAYDVLVARHTASAYRTAVLLGAGPDAEDVIQEAFVKGYRNLARYRGESSFRSWLLAIVANETRNLHRSRDRRDGLVLRAAAANPDAEVAGDGAVGAVLAAERRALLVDALRRLPVKDREVIVCRFFLDLSEDETVAMLGWPRGTVKSRTSRALAKLRGLLDRQEVHHG from the coding sequence ATGAGGGTGATCCCACCGGAGGTTCCACTGGACGACGACGAGTTCGTCACCCGCGCCCAGACCGGTGACCGGGAGGCGTACGACGTCCTGGTCGCCCGACACACCGCGTCCGCGTACCGGACGGCGGTGCTGCTCGGCGCGGGCCCGGATGCGGAGGACGTCATCCAGGAGGCGTTCGTGAAGGGCTACCGCAACCTCGCCCGCTACCGCGGCGAGTCGTCCTTCCGCTCCTGGCTGCTCGCGATCGTGGCGAACGAGACCCGCAACCTGCACCGGTCGCGGGACCGGCGCGACGGGCTGGTCCTGCGGGCCGCCGCCGCGAATCCGGACGCGGAGGTCGCCGGTGACGGCGCGGTCGGGGCGGTGCTGGCCGCGGAGCGCCGGGCCCTGCTGGTGGACGCGCTGCGCCGGCTGCCGGTGAAGGACCGCGAGGTCATCGTGTGCCGCTTCTTCCTCGACCTGAGCGAGGACGAGACGGTGGCGATGCTGGGGTGGCCCCGGGGCACGGTGAAGTCGCGGACCTCCCGGGCGCTGGCGAAGCTGCGGGGCCTGCTCGACCGCCAGGAGGTCCACCATGGATGA
- a CDS encoding YncE family protein codes for MLSRRTILTLLAGGGAAALVGCDTGARPTGARAVAVPDPLLVELTDGLGVLRGGDRLTLPHSLASADGRMIYGTEPGGADTAFFRVDVATGGASPRVTLPGRWAPQAVSANGLLVALTPDAVGVTEGRPPGREVTPVLVADLGGVRHRLRLPGNVVPEAFTRDGTGLFVIDWLPPARPDRYRVRVVDLATGTAGPLQTRAKALVPPGAEEEMRGDGRQAVLAPDRSTLYTLYTHQADHRHTRDLLSGRPGNVHAFVHTLHLGDRWAYCVDLPHPFGAGPASCHAIAVSPDGRSLFVADVASGTVAEISTEQLTVLRTATVAAGAGVAYAATDGTRLFLAAGPSVRTVDVAGLRVVGEWAMRERVTGLVLSPDGARLHVGQPGAVSWHDVTSGRELGRVPVDGLVGLRGLAGAA; via the coding sequence GTGCTTTCGCGGCGCACCATCCTGACCCTGCTGGCCGGCGGCGGCGCCGCGGCGCTGGTCGGCTGTGACACCGGGGCGCGACCGACCGGCGCCCGTGCCGTGGCCGTGCCGGATCCGCTGCTCGTGGAGCTGACCGACGGCCTGGGCGTGCTGCGGGGCGGCGACCGGCTGACGCTGCCCCACTCGCTCGCCTCCGCCGACGGGCGGATGATCTACGGTACGGAACCGGGCGGCGCCGACACGGCGTTCTTCCGGGTCGACGTGGCCACCGGCGGGGCGTCGCCGCGGGTCACGCTGCCGGGCCGGTGGGCGCCGCAGGCCGTCTCGGCCAACGGTCTGCTGGTCGCGCTCACCCCGGACGCGGTCGGCGTGACCGAGGGGCGCCCGCCCGGGCGGGAGGTCACCCCGGTCCTCGTCGCGGACCTCGGCGGCGTACGCCACCGGCTGCGGTTGCCGGGCAACGTCGTACCGGAGGCGTTCACCCGGGACGGCACCGGCCTGTTCGTCATCGACTGGCTGCCACCGGCACGACCGGACCGGTACCGGGTCCGCGTCGTCGACCTCGCCACCGGCACAGCCGGCCCCCTCCAGACCCGCGCCAAGGCACTCGTGCCGCCCGGCGCCGAGGAGGAGATGCGCGGCGACGGACGCCAGGCGGTGCTCGCGCCGGACCGCAGCACCCTGTACACGCTCTACACCCACCAGGCCGACCACCGGCACACCCGGGACCTGCTCAGTGGACGGCCGGGCAACGTCCACGCCTTCGTCCACACGCTGCACCTCGGGGACCGGTGGGCGTACTGCGTCGACCTGCCGCACCCGTTCGGCGCGGGCCCGGCGAGCTGCCACGCCATCGCCGTCAGCCCCGACGGACGCAGCCTCTTCGTCGCGGACGTGGCCTCCGGCACCGTCGCGGAGATCTCCACCGAGCAGCTCACCGTGCTCCGCACGGCCACCGTGGCCGCCGGCGCCGGCGTCGCGTACGCGGCCACCGACGGCACGCGCCTGTTCCTCGCGGCGGGGCCGAGCGTGCGTACGGTCGACGTCGCCGGCCTGCGGGTGGTCGGCGAGTGGGCGATGCGCGAACGCGTCACCGGTCTGGTGCTCAGCCCCGACGGCGCCCGCCTGCACGTCGGCCAGCCGGGCGCGGTGAGCTGGCACGACGTCACCTCCGGCCGGGAGCTCGGCCGCGTCCCCGTGGACGGCCTGGTGGGCCTGCGCGGCCTGGCCGGGGCCGCCTGA
- a CDS encoding glyoxalase, which produces MMVDAVAPYHAAFTEAMRATYGRMLAKGRPRITRYRPGASRFSVVDPSGNTIIFIRRDEPEDLDYGGSTELSGLARVLDNARILREFKSDDRAAFRALNSGLRRHGDAASTLDRALALAGLIELSTALEEPERVPDWGARLRRLPLTADERDRVCQAVADPDQLAPWLPDAT; this is translated from the coding sequence GTGATGGTCGACGCGGTCGCGCCCTACCACGCGGCGTTCACCGAGGCGATGCGCGCCACGTACGGCCGGATGCTCGCCAAGGGGCGGCCGCGCATCACCCGCTACCGGCCCGGCGCGTCCCGCTTCAGCGTCGTCGACCCCTCCGGCAACACGATTATCTTCATCCGGCGGGACGAACCCGAGGACCTGGACTACGGCGGCTCGACCGAGCTTTCCGGGCTGGCCCGGGTCCTCGACAACGCGCGGATCCTGCGGGAGTTCAAGAGCGACGACCGGGCGGCCTTCCGCGCGCTCAACTCGGGGCTGCGCCGCCACGGCGACGCCGCGTCCACCCTCGACCGGGCGCTGGCGCTCGCCGGGCTGATCGAGCTGTCGACCGCGCTGGAGGAACCGGAGCGGGTACCCGACTGGGGTGCGCGGCTGCGGCGACTGCCGTTGACCGCCGACGAACGCGACCGGGTGTGCCAGGCCGTGGCCGACCCGGACCAGCTGGCGCCCTGGCTGCCCGACGCCACCTGA
- a CDS encoding S1 family peptidase: MVRWRTLTGLLAAALAAVTAGSLTLTAPASAADGGTMTPYVVGGTRAAQGEFPFMVRLSMGCGGSLYSSRLVLTAAHCVGATGNNTSITATLGVVDLQSSSRITVRSNYVYRAPGYNGNGKDWALIRLATPVTGLSTLKIANTTAYDNGTFTVAGWGAAREGGPQQRYLLKATVPFVSDATCDANYGGDVIPAEEICAGYTSGGVDTCQGDSGGPMFRRDANNAWIQVGIVSWGYGCARPNYPGVYTQVSYFASAIASAAASLGG; this comes from the coding sequence ATGGTTCGCTGGCGCACCCTCACCGGCCTGTTGGCCGCCGCGCTGGCCGCGGTGACCGCGGGCAGCCTCACCCTCACGGCACCGGCGTCCGCCGCGGACGGCGGCACGATGACGCCGTACGTCGTGGGCGGCACCCGCGCCGCCCAGGGTGAGTTCCCGTTCATGGTCCGGCTCTCCATGGGCTGCGGCGGTTCCCTCTACAGCTCCCGGCTCGTGCTCACCGCCGCCCACTGCGTCGGCGCCACCGGCAACAACACCAGCATCACGGCGACCCTCGGCGTGGTCGACCTCCAGTCGTCGAGCCGGATCACCGTCCGGTCGAACTACGTCTACCGCGCCCCCGGCTACAACGGCAACGGCAAGGACTGGGCGCTGATCCGGCTGGCGACCCCGGTCACCGGTCTGAGCACGCTGAAGATCGCCAACACGACCGCGTACGACAACGGCACCTTCACCGTCGCCGGCTGGGGAGCGGCCCGCGAGGGCGGCCCGCAGCAGCGGTACCTGCTCAAGGCCACCGTGCCGTTCGTCAGCGACGCCACCTGCGACGCCAACTACGGCGGGGACGTGATCCCCGCCGAGGAGATCTGCGCCGGCTACACCAGCGGCGGTGTCGACACCTGCCAGGGTGACTCGGGCGGCCCGATGTTCCGCCGCGACGCCAACAACGCCTGGATCCAGGTCGGCATCGTCAGCTGGGGCTACGGCTGCGCCCGCCCCAACTACCCGGGCGTCTACACCCAGGTCAGCTACTTCGCCTCGGCGATCGCATCGGCCGCGGCCAGCCTCGGCGGCTGA
- a CDS encoding flavin monoamine oxidase family protein: MNHHEQPWVSRRGFLRAVGVSGGAGAMLATMGALGLAPTAAAAAPPFRAPTRSDFSLTGRSGARVVILGGGVAGLAVAYELGKAGYDCTVLEARARAGGRNLTIRGGSVETDLDGHTQRARFSDGVYLNAGPGRIAQWMVTMDYCRELGVPVEVFTNANADALIYNESAGMSAPVRYRTAKADVYGYVSELLAKATDQGALDGRLTATDKERLLSFLQSFGAIGGRTAGWAYAGTTRRGFVSYPGAGNDAGEPLGAPPALSDVFASNVGRYFSFELGYDQAMLMFQPVGGMDQIPMALARAVGHHRIRLGAEVTDVTDRGREVEVTYRQGGRERLVRADYCVATLPPHLMARVPHNLGGDVTAALRGFGISAAGKIGLEYRSRWWETDQRIYGGITETDLDLAHVWYPSYGYHGRRGLIVGYYNTGANARAYSALTPAQRQERAVTQGVKIHGPKYRSELVTSYSQAWDRTRYLEGAWTSPPWGSAGYDLLLRPAGRVYFAGDWLSHEVAWQHGAFVSARTVVTALHERVMAG, translated from the coding sequence ATGAACCACCATGAGCAGCCCTGGGTCAGTCGACGGGGATTCCTGCGCGCCGTCGGAGTGAGCGGCGGCGCCGGTGCGATGCTCGCCACGATGGGCGCGTTGGGATTGGCGCCGACCGCCGCCGCGGCGGCCCCGCCCTTCCGGGCCCCGACCCGCTCCGACTTCTCTCTCACCGGCCGTTCCGGCGCCCGGGTGGTCATCCTCGGTGGCGGCGTCGCCGGCCTCGCGGTGGCGTACGAGTTGGGCAAGGCCGGCTACGACTGCACGGTGCTGGAGGCCCGGGCCCGCGCCGGTGGGCGGAACCTGACGATCCGGGGTGGGTCCGTCGAGACCGACCTGGACGGTCACACCCAGCGGGCGCGGTTCTCCGACGGTGTCTATCTGAACGCCGGCCCCGGCCGGATCGCCCAGTGGATGGTCACGATGGACTACTGCCGCGAGCTGGGGGTGCCCGTCGAGGTCTTCACCAACGCCAACGCCGACGCGCTCATCTACAACGAGTCGGCCGGGATGTCCGCTCCGGTGCGCTACCGCACGGCCAAGGCCGACGTCTACGGCTACGTGTCGGAGCTGCTGGCCAAGGCCACCGACCAGGGCGCCCTGGACGGTCGGCTCACCGCCACCGACAAGGAGCGGCTGCTGAGCTTCCTGCAGAGCTTCGGCGCGATCGGTGGGCGGACCGCCGGTTGGGCGTACGCGGGGACGACGCGGCGTGGCTTCGTCAGCTACCCGGGGGCGGGCAACGACGCGGGGGAGCCGTTGGGCGCCCCGCCCGCCCTGTCGGACGTCTTCGCGAGCAACGTCGGGCGCTACTTCTCCTTCGAGCTCGGCTACGACCAGGCGATGCTGATGTTCCAGCCGGTCGGGGGGATGGACCAGATCCCGATGGCGCTCGCCCGCGCGGTCGGGCACCACCGCATCCGGCTGGGAGCAGAGGTCACCGACGTCACCGACCGGGGGCGCGAGGTGGAGGTGACGTATCGGCAGGGTGGCCGGGAGCGGCTGGTCCGGGCTGACTACTGCGTCGCCACGCTGCCGCCGCACCTGATGGCCCGGGTGCCGCACAACCTCGGCGGCGACGTGACCGCCGCGCTGCGCGGCTTCGGGATCAGCGCGGCCGGCAAGATCGGGCTGGAGTATCGCAGCCGGTGGTGGGAGACGGACCAGCGCATCTACGGCGGCATCACCGAGACGGACCTGGACCTGGCGCACGTCTGGTACCCGTCGTACGGCTACCACGGGCGGCGGGGGCTCATCGTCGGCTACTACAACACCGGTGCCAACGCCCGGGCGTACAGCGCGCTGACCCCCGCACAGCGGCAGGAGCGGGCGGTCACCCAGGGGGTGAAGATCCACGGTCCGAAGTACCGCAGCGAGTTGGTGACGTCGTACTCGCAGGCGTGGGACCGGACCCGCTACCTGGAGGGCGCCTGGACCTCACCGCCGTGGGGCTCGGCCGGCTACGACCTGCTGCTGCGTCCGGCCGGGCGGGTCTACTTCGCCGGTGACTGGCTCAGCCACGAGGTGGCCTGGCAGCACGGCGCCTTCGTGTCGGCGCGCACGGTGGTGACGGCGCTGCACGAGCGGGTGATGGCGGGCTGA
- a CDS encoding WXG100 family type VII secretion target, with translation MTDESLVADVRSTREVWTGSSLADGAEGVVDAIRSEGWVDDLLAGAAFGLDVVATVLDPFSALLANGLGWAMEYFEPLREMLDWLTGMPDVVASHAATCDNMAAHLQRMATDLQTHLAGDLPDWQGRAAEAYQALMVNNVDAIAGLGVAAVAMAAATEAAGNLVAFTRDIVRDLIADLVARVIVWAVEAIFVVTIPVIAAQIVAAVVKWAGRILSYTSSLVTSLTNLAKLING, from the coding sequence ATGACCGACGAATCGCTGGTCGCCGACGTCCGTTCCACCCGCGAGGTGTGGACCGGATCGTCGCTGGCCGACGGCGCCGAAGGGGTCGTCGACGCGATCCGCAGCGAGGGCTGGGTGGACGACCTGCTCGCCGGCGCGGCGTTCGGGTTGGACGTCGTCGCGACGGTGCTGGATCCGTTCAGCGCGCTGCTGGCCAACGGCCTCGGCTGGGCGATGGAATACTTCGAGCCGCTGCGGGAGATGCTCGACTGGCTGACCGGCATGCCCGACGTCGTCGCGTCACACGCCGCCACCTGTGACAACATGGCCGCCCACCTGCAACGGATGGCGACCGACCTGCAGACGCACCTGGCCGGTGACCTGCCCGACTGGCAGGGGCGCGCCGCCGAGGCGTACCAGGCGCTGATGGTGAACAACGTCGACGCCATCGCCGGGCTCGGCGTCGCGGCCGTCGCCATGGCCGCGGCCACCGAGGCGGCCGGCAACCTCGTGGCCTTCACCCGCGACATCGTCCGTGACCTCATCGCGGACCTGGTCGCCCGCGTGATCGTCTGGGCCGTCGAGGCGATCTTCGTGGTCACCATCCCGGTGATCGCGGCGCAGATCGTCGCGGCCGTGGTCAAGTGGGCCGGCCGGATCCTGAGCTACACCTCCTCGCTCGTGACCAGCCTGACCAACCTCGCCAAGCTCATCAACGGCTGA
- a CDS encoding metallophosphoesterase, whose amino-acid sequence MPRSKSPLYVVADVHGHRSELRDALRDEGLVDRAGQWSAGGARLWLLGDYVDRGPDGIGVIDDVRQLAASAAVAGGEVRALLGNHEVQLLAAHRFGTAPVPGWDEPGGFRGGWARFGGREGDLRRLAPQHVAWIMGLPAVAVVDGYLLVHSDTTRYLEFGASVGAVNAAVAAALTSSDSVRWLEFCARMSDRGAFREAESARPDDAVSAMLRALGGDVLVHGHSTLTKYFGVAPQDVRDALWYADGRVVAIDGGVYEDGRVLLTRLV is encoded by the coding sequence ATGCCAAGATCGAAGTCTCCGCTGTATGTGGTCGCGGATGTTCATGGTCACCGGTCCGAGTTGCGGGACGCACTTCGCGACGAGGGACTTGTCGACCGTGCCGGGCAGTGGTCTGCGGGAGGCGCCCGGCTGTGGCTCCTGGGTGACTACGTCGATCGCGGCCCGGACGGCATCGGCGTCATCGATGACGTTCGGCAGCTCGCCGCTTCGGCTGCCGTCGCGGGTGGTGAGGTGCGTGCACTGCTGGGCAACCATGAGGTGCAACTGCTCGCCGCGCACCGCTTCGGCACAGCGCCGGTCCCTGGGTGGGACGAGCCCGGCGGCTTCCGAGGTGGTTGGGCGCGGTTCGGCGGCCGCGAGGGTGACCTGCGCCGGCTGGCGCCGCAGCACGTCGCCTGGATCATGGGCTTGCCCGCGGTGGCGGTTGTCGACGGTTACCTGCTCGTCCACTCCGACACCACCCGGTACCTGGAGTTCGGCGCGAGCGTCGGCGCCGTCAACGCGGCTGTGGCCGCGGCTCTGACCAGTTCGGACAGCGTTCGGTGGCTGGAGTTCTGTGCGCGGATGAGCGACCGGGGTGCGTTCCGCGAGGCCGAGTCGGCGCGGCCGGACGATGCGGTGTCGGCGATGCTGCGCGCGCTCGGCGGCGATGTGCTCGTGCACGGGCACAGCACGCTCACCAAGTACTTCGGTGTGGCGCCGCAGGATGTCCGGGATGCGCTGTGGTACGCCGACGGTCGGGTCGTCGCCATCGATGGTGGGGTTTACGAGGACGGCCGTGTCCTGCTCACCCGGCTTGTCTGA